The following proteins come from a genomic window of Accipiter gentilis chromosome 2, bAccGen1.1, whole genome shotgun sequence:
- the LOC126049794 gene encoding uncharacterized protein LOC126049794 produces the protein MAGEWQRCGRKEGNVGHAHPVGTCTPRWERSHTACPGRTRTQRILDTQICHTAAGSGGIQTAQPRTLPAAVVNPEGRDSCRHRSHHGTLHHDTSSLGTAWRQSSETRAAQAAGEGRTGGRRHHRLRHAPAQPALPRARQWGGPPPTRARSRNGHQRPPTAATCPCPRRRHPHPQAGDSPAASHWPHPSPRGCRSSCRSQAGPQPASPGTATTLGTGSRAPLHDADAAAGRRHLGPAGRPAGSVGGDAAGGGAARAL, from the exons ATGGCCGGGGAGTGGCAGCGGTgcgggaggaaggaaggaaacgtGGGGCACGCTCACCCGGTGGGTACGTGCACACCGAGGTGGGAGCGTTCCCACACCGCCTGCCCCGGCAGGACCCGCACCCAAAGAATCCTCGACACCCAG ATATGCCATACCGCTGCTGGCTCCGGAGGGATCCAGACAGCACAGCCAAGAACTCTCCCTGCTGCAGTGGTGAACCCTGAGGGCCGTGACAGCTGCCGGCACCGCTCCCACCATGGCACCCTCCACCACGACACCAGCAGCCTGGGCACCGCATGGCGGCAGAGCAGCGAGACCCGAGCGGCACAGGCTGCCGGCGAGGGCCGGACGGGAGGCAGGAGGCACCACCGGCTCCGGCATGCCCCGGCACAGCCAGCACTTCCCAGGGCAAGGCAATGGGGTGGACCCCCCCCGACCCGTGCTCGGTCACGCAACGGCCACCAGCGTCCCCCCACCGCCGCCACCTGCCCCTGCCCACGGCGTCGGCACCCGCATCCCCAAGCCGGCGACAGCCCCGCAGCCTCGCACTGGCCCCACCCgagtccccggggctgccgcAGCTCCTGCCGGAGCCAAGCCGGACCCCAGCCAGCATCCCCGGGGACAGCCACCACCCTCGGCACAGGGTCACGGGCTCCTCTCCATGATGCCGATGCCGCCGCAGGCAGGAGGCACCTGGGGCCCGCGGGCAGGCCGGCGGGCAGCGTGGGAGGGGACGCGgcaggcggcggcgcggcgcgggcgcTTTGA